A region of Phalacrocorax carbo chromosome 9, bPhaCar2.1, whole genome shotgun sequence DNA encodes the following proteins:
- the BMP4 gene encoding bone morphogenetic protein 4 produces the protein MIPGNRMLMVILLCQVLLGGTNHASLIPETGRKKVAELQGQAGSGRRSAQSHELLRGFETTLLQMFGLRRRPQPSKSAVIPSYMLDLYRLQSGEEEESLQEISLQYPERSTSRANTVRSFHHEEHLESVPGPSEAPRIRFVFNLSSVPENEVISSAELRLYREQVEEPSAAWERGFHRINIYEVMKPLSERAQAITRLLDTRLVHHNVTRWETFDVSPAVIRWTKDKQPNHGLVIEVTHLHHAQTHQGKHVRISRSLPQGRGDWAQLRPLLVTFGHDGRGHALTRRARRSPKHQRSRKNKKNCRRHALYVDFSDVGWNDWIVAPPGYQAFYCHGDCPFPLADHLNSTNHAIVQTLVNSVNSSIPKACCVPTELSAISMLYLDEYDKVVLKNYQEMVVEGCGCR, from the exons ATGATTCCTGGTAACCGAATGCTGATGGTCATCCTACTATGCCAAGTCCTGCTAGGAGGTACTAACCATGCTAGCCTGATACCCGAGACCGGCAGGAAGAAAGTCGCAGAGCTTCAGGGACAAGCCGGATCCGGACGCCGCTCTGCCCAAAGCCATGAACTCTTGCGGGGTTTCGAAACAACTCTGCTGCAGATGTTTGGGCTGCGAAGGCGGCCTCAGCCCAGCAAGTCAGCCGTCATTCCTAGTTACATGCTGGATCTCTATCGACtccagtctggagaagaggaggaaagcctCCAGGAAATTAGCCTGCAGTACCCCGAGCGATCGACCAGCCGGGCAAACACCGTGAGGAGTTTCCACCATGAAG AGCACCTGGAGAGCGTCCCGGGTCCCAGCGAGGCGCCCCGGATCCGCTTCGTCTTCAACCTCAGCAGCGTGCCGGAAAACGAGGTGATCTCCTCGGCGGAGCTGCGGCTGTACCGGGAGCAGGTGGAGGAGCCGAGCGCGGCGTGGGAGAGGGGCTTCCACCGGATAAACATTTACGAAGTGATGAAGCCGCTGTCGGAGCGCGCTCAGGCCATTACGCGCCTGTTGGACACACGTCTGGTGCACCACAACGTGACGCGCTGGGAGACCTTTGATGTGAGCCCGGCTGTGATCCGGTGGACCAAGGACAAGCAACCAAACCACGGGCTGGTGATCGAGGTGACCCACCTCCACCACGCACAGACTCATCAGGGCAAACACGTCAGGATTAGCCGATCTTTACCTCAAGGGCGCGGGGACTGGGCTCAGCTCAGGCCGCTCCTGGTCACTTTTGGGCATGACGGGCGAGGCCATGCGCTGACCCGCAGAGCCCGCCGGAGCCCCAAGCACCAGCGTTCCcgcaagaacaaaaaaaactgCCGCCGCCATGCCCTCTATGTGGATTTCAGCGACGTGGGCTGGAACGACTGGATCGTGGCACCCCCCGGGTACCAGGCGTTTTACTGCCACGGGGACTGCCCCTTCCCTCTGGCCGACCACCTCAACTCCACGAACCACGCCATCGTGCAGACGCTGGTGAACTCCGTGAACTCCAGCATCCCTAAGGCCTGCTGCGTGCCCACGGAGCTGAGCGCCATCTCCATGCTCTACCTGGATGAGTATGACAAGGTGGTCCTGAAAAACTACCAGGAGATGGTGGTGGAGGGGTGCGGGTGCCGCTGA